The following are encoded in a window of Mycolicibacterium tusciae JS617 genomic DNA:
- a CDS encoding arginine repressor produces MTSAATRAGRQARIVSILSSQSIHSQGELAAILADEGIDVTQATLSRDLEELGAVKLRGADGGVGVYVVPEDGSPVRGVSGGTERMSRLLADLLVSTDSSANLAVLRTPPGAAHYLASAMDRAALPYVVGTVAGDDTILVIAREPMTGAELAAKLESIQQKEIS; encoded by the coding sequence GTGACGTCGGCGGCCACCCGAGCCGGTCGGCAGGCCCGCATCGTGTCGATCCTGTCGTCGCAATCGATCCACAGCCAGGGCGAGCTCGCCGCGATACTCGCCGACGAGGGCATCGACGTCACCCAGGCGACGCTCTCGCGCGACCTCGAGGAACTCGGCGCGGTCAAGCTGCGCGGCGCCGACGGCGGCGTCGGCGTCTACGTCGTCCCCGAAGACGGCAGCCCGGTACGCGGCGTATCCGGTGGCACCGAGCGAATGTCGCGACTGCTGGCCGACCTGCTGGTGTCCACCGACTCCAGCGCCAACCTCGCCGTACTGCGGACGCCGCCGGGAGCTGCGCATTACCTTGCCAGCGCCATGGACCGCGCTGCGCTGCCGTATGTGGTCGGTACCGTCGCCGGCGACGACACCATCTTGGTGATCGCACGCGAGCCGATGACCGGCGCCGAGCTGGCGGCCAAACTCGAAAGCATTCAACAAAAGGAGATCAGTTAA
- the argF gene encoding ornithine carbamoyltransferase, which produces MTRHFLRDDDLTPDEQAEVLALAAELKKAPFSRRPLDGPRGVAVIFDKNSTRTRFSFEMGIAQLGGHAVVVDGRSTQLGRDETLEDTGRVLSRYVDAIVWRTFGQDRLTAMASGASVPIVNALSDEFHPCQVLADLQTLDERVGTLNGLRLTYLGDGANNMAHSLMLGGVTAGVHVTVAAPAGFEPDPRFVTAARKRCSDTGASVTVTADADAAVDGADVLVTDTWTSMGQENDGLDRVGPFRPFQVNSSLVERAQPNAIVLHCLPAHRGDEITDDVIDGPHSAVWDEAENRLHAQKALLVWLLERSGVES; this is translated from the coding sequence ATGACACGTCACTTCCTGCGCGACGACGACCTCACTCCGGACGAGCAGGCCGAGGTGCTGGCACTGGCCGCGGAGCTGAAGAAGGCACCATTCAGCCGCCGCCCGCTCGACGGTCCGCGTGGCGTCGCCGTGATCTTCGACAAGAACTCGACGCGCACGCGGTTCTCGTTCGAGATGGGCATCGCTCAACTCGGTGGCCACGCGGTCGTGGTCGACGGCCGCAGCACGCAGCTCGGTCGCGACGAAACGCTCGAGGACACCGGGCGAGTCCTGTCGCGATACGTCGACGCGATCGTCTGGCGGACATTCGGGCAGGACCGGTTGACCGCCATGGCTTCTGGGGCGAGCGTGCCGATCGTCAACGCCCTCTCCGACGAATTCCACCCCTGCCAGGTGCTGGCCGATCTGCAAACACTCGACGAGCGCGTCGGCACCCTGAACGGCTTGCGGCTGACGTACCTCGGCGATGGTGCCAACAACATGGCGCACTCCTTGATGCTGGGCGGGGTCACCGCCGGCGTTCATGTCACCGTCGCCGCCCCCGCCGGTTTCGAGCCAGACCCGCGGTTTGTCACGGCCGCCAGAAAACGCTGCTCCGACACGGGCGCCTCGGTGACGGTCACGGCCGATGCGGACGCGGCCGTCGACGGCGCCGACGTACTCGTCACCGACACGTGGACGTCGATGGGTCAGGAGAACGACGGGCTGGACCGGGTGGGACCGTTCAGACCGTTCCAGGTCAACAGCAGTCTCGTCGAGCGTGCGCAGCCGAATGCGATTGTTCTGCACTGCCTTCCGGCGCACCGAGGTGACGAGATCACCGATGACGTGATCGACGGTCCGCACAGCGCGGTGTGGGACGAAGCCGAGAACCGGCTGCACGCGCAGAAGGCGCTGCTGGTGTGGTTGCTGGAGCGTTCGGGAGTCGAGTCGTGA
- the pheS gene encoding phenylalanine--tRNA ligase subunit alpha, which yields MADQPIDLSEEALTEAVSAARRAFDSAGDLESLARAKSEQLGDRSPIALARQALGSLPKADRADAGKRVNVARTAAQQAYDDRLAVLRAERDAEVLIAERIDVTLPSTRRPVGARHPITILAEHVADTFVAMGWELAEGPEVETEQFNFDALNFPPDHPARSEQDTFHIAPVPSPDASLAQEGSRQVLRTHTSPVQIRALLERDLPVYIISIGRTFRTDELDSTHTPVFHQVEGLAVDKGLTMAHLRGTLDAFARSEFGPAGRTRFRPHFFPFTEPSAEVDIWFENKRGGPGWVEWGGCGMVNPNVLRACGIDPEVYSGFAFGMGLERTLQFRNGIPDMRDMVEGDVRFSLPFGVGA from the coding sequence TCGGCGGGTGACCTCGAGTCGCTGGCCCGTGCCAAGAGCGAGCAACTGGGCGATCGTTCGCCCATCGCCCTCGCTCGACAGGCGCTGGGGTCGCTGCCGAAGGCCGATCGTGCTGACGCGGGCAAGCGAGTCAACGTGGCGCGGACGGCGGCGCAGCAGGCCTACGACGACCGCCTCGCGGTCCTGCGCGCCGAACGCGACGCCGAAGTGCTGATCGCCGAACGCATCGACGTGACTCTCCCCTCGACCCGTCGGCCCGTCGGCGCCCGCCACCCGATCACGATCCTGGCCGAGCATGTCGCCGACACGTTCGTCGCCATGGGCTGGGAGCTCGCCGAGGGACCCGAGGTCGAGACCGAGCAGTTCAACTTCGACGCACTGAACTTCCCGCCCGACCATCCGGCGCGCAGCGAGCAGGACACCTTCCACATCGCTCCCGTGCCGTCTCCCGACGCTTCGCTCGCCCAGGAAGGGTCGCGGCAGGTGCTGCGCACCCACACCTCACCGGTGCAGATCCGTGCGCTGCTGGAGCGCGACCTGCCGGTTTACATCATCTCGATCGGGCGCACCTTCCGCACCGACGAACTGGACTCCACCCACACACCGGTCTTCCATCAGGTGGAGGGGCTGGCTGTCGACAAGGGCCTGACCATGGCCCACCTGCGGGGCACGTTGGACGCGTTCGCCCGCTCCGAATTCGGGCCGGCGGGTCGGACCCGATTCCGTCCACACTTCTTCCCCTTCACCGAACCGTCGGCCGAGGTCGACATCTGGTTCGAGAACAAGAGGGGCGGCCCGGGCTGGGTCGAATGGGGTGGCTGTGGCATGGTCAACCCGAATGTGTTGCGCGCGTGCGGTATCGATCCCGAGGTGTACTCCGGGTTCGCGTTCGGCATGGGATTGGAGCGCACTCTGCAGTTCCGCAACGGCATCCCCGACATGCGTGACATGGTCGAGGGAGATGTCCGCTTCTCGCTGCCGTTCGGGGTGGGAGCCTGA
- a CDS encoding acetylornithine transaminase, which translates to MTMAQRWEAVMMDNYGTPPLALVSGDGAVVTDVDGKSYLDLVGGIAVNILGHRHPAVIEAVTHQLNTLGHTSNLYATEPGIALAEALVGLLGVEGARVFFCNSGAEANEVAFKITRLTGRTKLVAAQNAFHGRTMGSLALTGQPSKQEPFAPLPGDVTHVPYGDVEALRAAVDDLTAAVFLEPIMGEGGVVTPPAGYLVAAREITAERGALLVLDEVQTGMGRTGAFFAHQHDGITPDIVTLAKGLGGGLPIGACIATGEAAGLLTPGLHGSTFGGNPVCTAAALAVLRVLADDDLVGHAGVLGKTLHHGIESLGHPLVDHVRGRGLMLGVVLTSDVAKPVEIAARDAGFLVNAPAPNVIRLVPPLVLTDAQVDDFLGALPKVLAEATGSSQ; encoded by the coding sequence ATGACCATGGCACAGCGCTGGGAAGCCGTCATGATGGACAACTACGGCACTCCGCCACTCGCATTGGTCAGCGGTGACGGCGCCGTGGTGACCGACGTCGACGGCAAGTCGTATCTCGATCTGGTCGGCGGTATCGCGGTCAACATCCTCGGCCATCGCCACCCCGCTGTCATCGAGGCCGTCACCCACCAGCTCAACACACTGGGCCACACCTCGAACCTCTATGCCACCGAACCGGGCATCGCACTGGCTGAGGCATTGGTCGGGCTGCTCGGTGTCGAGGGTGCGCGAGTGTTCTTCTGCAACTCGGGTGCGGAGGCCAACGAGGTCGCGTTCAAAATCACGCGGCTCACCGGACGCACGAAACTCGTTGCGGCCCAGAACGCTTTCCACGGTCGCACGATGGGATCGCTGGCTTTGACCGGTCAGCCGTCGAAGCAGGAGCCGTTCGCGCCGCTGCCCGGCGACGTGACGCATGTCCCGTACGGCGACGTCGAGGCGCTCCGAGCCGCGGTCGATGATCTGACTGCGGCAGTGTTCCTCGAGCCGATCATGGGGGAGGGCGGCGTGGTGACGCCGCCCGCGGGTTACCTGGTGGCGGCCCGCGAGATCACCGCGGAGCGCGGCGCATTGCTGGTCCTCGACGAGGTGCAGACCGGAATGGGCCGCACCGGAGCATTTTTCGCCCACCAGCACGACGGCATCACGCCCGACATCGTCACCCTCGCCAAGGGACTCGGCGGCGGCCTGCCCATCGGTGCCTGTATCGCGACCGGCGAGGCGGCCGGGCTGCTGACTCCCGGCCTGCATGGCAGCACCTTCGGCGGTAATCCGGTCTGCACGGCCGCGGCACTCGCGGTATTGCGGGTGCTGGCCGACGACGACCTCGTCGGTCATGCCGGCGTGCTCGGCAAGACGCTGCACCACGGCATCGAGTCACTGGGTCATCCGCTCGTCGATCACGTTCGCGGTCGCGGGCTCATGCTCGGCGTCGTCCTCACCTCCGATGTCGCCAAGCCGGTCGAGATCGCCGCCAGGGACGCCGGATTCCTCGTCAACGCCCCCGCCCCGAACGTGATTCGCCTAGTCCCGCCGTTGGTCCTCACCGATGCGCAGGTCGACGACTTCCTCGGCGCGCTGCCAAAGGTGTTGGCCGAGGCCACGGGGTCTTCACAATGA
- the argJ gene encoding bifunctional glutamate N-acetyltransferase/amino-acid acetyltransferase ArgJ — protein MTDTSTTETGRLIRTQGVTAPAGFRATGIAAGIKASGALDLALVFNEGPDHAAAAVFTRNKVKAAPVLWSQQVLTTGRLRAVVLNSGGANACTGPVGFQDTHATAEAVAAALSDWGTETGAIEVAVCSTGLIGDRLPMDKVLTGVTEIVHEMAGGLTGGEEAARAIMTTDTVPKQVALHHSDNWTVGGMAKGAGMLAPSLATMLCVITTDAVASSEALDQALRKATAMTFDRLDVDGSCSTNDTVLLMASGASEIAPSQNDLDDAVLRVCDDLCAQLQADAEGVTKRVVVTVAGAASEEDALTAARVVARDSLVKTALFGSDPNWGRVLAAVGMAPVALEPDRISVSFNGSAVCVDGVGAPGARDVDLSGEEIDVTIDLGVGNDSASIRTTDLSHAYVEENSAYSS, from the coding sequence GTGACCGATACGAGTACCACCGAGACCGGGCGGCTCATCCGCACCCAGGGTGTGACCGCGCCAGCCGGCTTCCGGGCCACCGGAATCGCCGCGGGCATCAAGGCTTCCGGTGCGCTCGACCTCGCGCTGGTGTTCAACGAGGGTCCCGACCACGCCGCCGCGGCCGTGTTCACCCGCAACAAGGTCAAGGCCGCGCCGGTGCTGTGGTCGCAGCAGGTGCTCACCACCGGACGTCTGCGTGCGGTCGTGCTCAACTCCGGCGGCGCCAACGCCTGCACCGGGCCGGTGGGCTTTCAAGACACCCACGCCACCGCCGAGGCCGTCGCCGCGGCGCTTTCTGACTGGGGCACCGAGACCGGCGCAATCGAGGTCGCCGTGTGTTCCACCGGGCTCATCGGCGACCGGCTGCCGATGGACAAGGTGCTGACAGGTGTCACCGAGATCGTCCACGAGATGGCCGGCGGGCTCACCGGTGGCGAAGAGGCCGCGCGGGCCATCATGACCACCGACACCGTGCCGAAACAGGTTGCGCTGCACCATAGTGACAACTGGACGGTGGGCGGCATGGCCAAGGGCGCGGGGATGTTGGCGCCCTCGCTGGCGACCATGTTGTGCGTCATCACCACCGACGCCGTTGCCAGTTCGGAAGCTCTCGATCAGGCGCTGCGCAAGGCGACCGCGATGACATTCGATCGGCTCGATGTCGACGGCAGCTGTTCCACCAACGACACGGTGTTGCTGATGGCCTCGGGAGCCAGCGAGATCGCACCGAGCCAAAACGATCTCGACGATGCGGTGTTGCGGGTCTGCGACGACTTGTGCGCACAGCTGCAGGCCGATGCCGAGGGCGTCACCAAACGTGTCGTCGTCACGGTCGCGGGAGCCGCATCCGAGGAAGACGCGCTGACCGCGGCCCGGGTGGTGGCCCGCGACAGCCTCGTCAAGACCGCGCTGTTCGGATCCGATCCCAACTGGGGTCGTGTGCTGGCCGCGGTGGGCATGGCGCCGGTTGCGCTGGAGCCCGACCGAATCAGCGTGTCGTTCAACGGCTCTGCGGTGTGCGTGGACGGTGTCGGCGCCCCGGGTGCCCGCGACGTGGACCTGTCCGGTGAGGAGATCGACGTGACCATCGACCTGGGCGTCGGCAACGACTCGGCGTCGATCCGGACCACCGACCTGTCCCACGCCTACGTCGAAGAGAACTCGGCGTACAGCTCATGA
- the pheT gene encoding phenylalanine--tRNA ligase subunit beta, giving the protein MRLPYSWLREVVQAGAPGWDVSADELEQTLIRIGHEVEEIIPVGPVSGPLTVGRVAQIEELKEFKKPIRAVKVDVGSQTGETELRDIVCGATNFAVGDLVVVALPGSVLPGDFAIASRKTYGRTSDGMICSTAELNLGTDHSGILVLPPGTAEPGTPAAELLGLDDVVFNLAITPDRGYCLSVRGIAREIANAYDLDYVDPADIAPLPVEGEALGVTIDPGTGVLRFGLRPVTGIDPNAVSPWWLQRRLLLSGIRAISPAVDVTNYVMLELGHPMHAHDRSLITGGFRVRFAQPGETVVTLDDIERRLDPADVLIVDDVATAAIGGVMGAGTTEVRESTTDVLLEAAVWDPAAVSRTQRRLHLASEAGRRYERTVDPAISVAALDRCSALLAEISGGTVQPTLTDWRGDPPRDDWSHAPVSMAVDLPDRMAGVDYPKGATEKRLTQIGADVVVTNGQVTATPPSWRPDLRQPADLVEEVMRLEGLEVIPSVLPLAPAGRGLSPTQKRRRAIGKSLALGGYVEILPTPFLPAGVFDQWGLPADDERRSTTKVMNPLEADRPELATTLLPGLLEALVRNVSRGAVDTALFAIAQVFEPTSETRAVERIPTDRRPTSDEIAALDASLPHQPQHVAAVLTGLAEPAGPWGKGRGVQASDAFEAVRVIGRAAGVELTLRPARHLPWHPGRCAAVAVGDTVVGYAGQLHPAVVERSGLPAGTCAVELNLDAIPLTESLPAPVVSPFPAVFQDIALIVDEDVAAQDVVDAVREGAGELLEDVRLFDVYTGPQVGDGRKSLALALRFRAFDRTLTEDEASAARVAAVQAAADRVGAQQRR; this is encoded by the coding sequence ATGCGCCTGCCCTACAGCTGGCTGCGCGAAGTCGTTCAAGCGGGCGCTCCCGGCTGGGACGTGTCCGCCGATGAACTCGAGCAGACTCTGATCCGGATCGGCCATGAGGTCGAAGAGATCATCCCGGTGGGACCCGTCAGCGGTCCGTTGACCGTCGGTCGGGTTGCCCAGATCGAGGAGCTGAAAGAGTTCAAGAAGCCCATCCGCGCGGTCAAAGTCGACGTGGGTTCACAGACCGGCGAGACCGAGCTGCGTGACATCGTCTGCGGAGCAACCAACTTCGCCGTCGGCGACCTCGTCGTGGTGGCGCTGCCCGGGTCGGTGCTGCCCGGCGACTTCGCCATCGCGTCCCGCAAGACGTACGGCCGCACCAGCGACGGCATGATCTGTTCGACCGCGGAACTCAACCTCGGCACGGACCATTCCGGCATCCTGGTGCTGCCGCCGGGGACTGCGGAACCGGGCACGCCGGCTGCCGAGTTGCTCGGTCTCGACGACGTCGTGTTCAACCTGGCGATCACGCCGGACCGCGGCTACTGCCTCTCGGTGCGCGGCATCGCCCGCGAGATCGCCAACGCCTATGACCTCGACTACGTCGATCCGGCGGATATCGCCCCTCTGCCTGTCGAGGGCGAGGCGCTGGGAGTGACGATCGATCCCGGCACCGGAGTCCTGCGATTCGGGCTGCGTCCCGTCACCGGCATCGATCCAAATGCGGTGTCGCCGTGGTGGTTGCAACGCCGGCTGCTGCTATCGGGCATCCGGGCCATCTCGCCGGCCGTCGACGTGACCAACTACGTGATGCTCGAGCTCGGGCATCCGATGCACGCACACGACCGCAGCCTGATCACCGGCGGCTTCCGGGTGCGATTCGCGCAACCCGGCGAGACGGTGGTCACCCTCGACGACATCGAGCGCCGCCTCGATCCAGCCGACGTCCTCATCGTCGACGATGTGGCCACTGCGGCGATCGGTGGTGTGATGGGCGCCGGCACCACCGAGGTGCGCGAAAGCACCACCGATGTGTTGCTCGAGGCCGCGGTCTGGGACCCCGCCGCCGTGTCGCGCACGCAACGGCGCCTGCATCTGGCCAGCGAGGCGGGCCGTCGCTACGAGCGCACCGTCGATCCGGCGATATCCGTCGCCGCGCTCGACCGCTGCAGCGCGCTGCTGGCTGAGATTTCCGGTGGCACAGTCCAACCCACGCTGACGGACTGGCGAGGCGATCCACCCCGCGATGACTGGTCGCACGCGCCGGTCAGCATGGCGGTCGATCTGCCCGATCGGATGGCAGGCGTCGACTACCCGAAGGGCGCCACGGAAAAACGCCTCACCCAAATCGGCGCCGACGTCGTCGTGACCAACGGTCAGGTGACCGCCACGCCGCCGAGTTGGCGCCCCGACCTTCGCCAGCCCGCGGATCTCGTCGAAGAGGTAATGCGGCTGGAAGGCCTCGAGGTCATCCCATCGGTGCTGCCGCTCGCCCCTGCGGGCCGCGGTCTGAGCCCGACGCAGAAGCGGCGGCGCGCGATCGGAAAGTCGTTGGCGCTGGGCGGCTACGTGGAGATCCTGCCCACGCCGTTCCTCCCCGCGGGTGTCTTCGACCAGTGGGGGCTGCCTGCCGACGACGAGCGGCGATCCACGACCAAGGTGATGAATCCGTTGGAAGCCGACCGGCCCGAATTGGCCACCACGCTGCTGCCCGGACTGCTGGAGGCCTTGGTTCGCAACGTGTCCCGCGGAGCCGTCGACACCGCCTTGTTCGCGATCGCCCAGGTCTTCGAGCCGACGTCGGAAACTCGTGCGGTGGAACGTATTCCGACCGACCGACGCCCCACCTCAGACGAGATCGCGGCACTCGATGCGTCACTGCCGCATCAGCCGCAGCATGTCGCCGCGGTGCTGACCGGCCTGGCCGAACCCGCCGGTCCCTGGGGTAAGGGCAGGGGAGTACAGGCCAGCGATGCGTTCGAGGCGGTCCGTGTCATCGGCCGCGCCGCCGGTGTTGAGCTGACGCTGCGGCCCGCCCGGCACCTGCCGTGGCATCCCGGCCGTTGCGCCGCGGTGGCTGTCGGCGACACCGTCGTCGGATATGCGGGTCAGCTTCATCCCGCCGTCGTCGAACGCTCGGGTCTGCCCGCGGGCACGTGTGCGGTCGAACTGAACCTCGACGCCATCCCACTCACCGAGTCACTTCCCGCGCCCGTCGTGTCGCCGTTCCCGGCGGTGTTCCAGGACATCGCCCTGATCGTCGACGAGGACGTCGCAGCGCAGGACGTGGTCGACGCTGTCCGCGAGGGCGCCGGCGAGCTGCTCGAAGACGTCCGGTTGTTCGACGTGTACACCGGGCCGCAGGTCGGCGACGGGCGTAAATCGCTGGCGCTGGCGCTGCGGTTCCGGGCCTTCGACCGCACGCTCACCGAGGACGAGGCGAGCGCCGCTCGCGTCGCGGCAGTTCAGGCGGCGGCCGATCGGGTCGGAGCACAGCAGCGCCGCTGA
- a CDS encoding argininosuccinate synthase, which yields MSERVILAYSGGLDTSVAISWIGRETGQEVVAVAIDLGQGGEDMEVVRQRAIDCGAVEAVVVDAKDEFAEQYCLPAIQSNALYMDRYPLVSALSRPLIVKHLVSAAREHGGGIVAHGCTGKGNDQVRFEVGFASLAPDLEVLAPVRDYAWTREKAIAFAEENAIPINVTKRSPFSIDQNVWGRAVETGFLEHLWNAPTKDVYDYTEDPTVNWNTPDEVIVGFERGVPVSIDGRPTSVLQAIEELNRRAGEQGVGRLDVVEDRLVGIKSREIYEAPGAMVLITAHTELEHVTLERELGRFKRGTDQKWGELVYDGLWYSPLKAALESFVAKTQEHVTGEIRMVLHGGHIAVNGRRSAESLYDFNLATYDEGDTFDQSSAKGFVHVHGLSSKISAQRDLAGQ from the coding sequence ATGTCCGAGCGCGTCATCCTGGCGTATTCCGGCGGTCTGGACACCTCGGTAGCCATCAGCTGGATCGGCAGGGAGACCGGCCAAGAGGTGGTCGCGGTCGCCATCGATCTCGGGCAGGGCGGCGAGGACATGGAGGTCGTGCGCCAGCGGGCCATCGACTGCGGCGCGGTCGAGGCGGTCGTCGTCGACGCCAAGGACGAGTTCGCCGAGCAGTACTGCCTTCCCGCCATTCAGTCGAATGCGCTGTACATGGATCGCTACCCGCTGGTGTCGGCGCTGAGCCGGCCCCTGATCGTCAAACATCTCGTGTCGGCTGCGCGGGAGCACGGTGGCGGCATCGTCGCGCACGGCTGCACCGGCAAGGGCAACGACCAGGTGCGTTTCGAGGTGGGATTCGCCTCGCTGGCACCGGATCTCGAGGTGCTCGCACCGGTCCGCGACTACGCCTGGACCCGGGAGAAGGCGATCGCGTTCGCCGAGGAGAACGCGATCCCGATCAACGTCACGAAACGCTCGCCGTTCTCCATTGACCAGAACGTATGGGGCCGTGCGGTAGAGACCGGGTTCCTCGAGCACCTGTGGAATGCGCCGACCAAGGATGTCTACGACTACACCGAGGATCCGACCGTCAACTGGAATACGCCCGACGAGGTGATCGTCGGATTCGAACGCGGCGTTCCGGTTTCCATAGATGGACGCCCGACGTCCGTTTTGCAGGCCATCGAGGAACTCAATCGTCGCGCCGGCGAACAGGGCGTCGGCCGCCTCGACGTCGTCGAGGACCGGCTGGTCGGCATCAAGAGCCGCGAGATCTACGAAGCTCCGGGTGCCATGGTGCTCATCACCGCTCACACCGAACTCGAGCATGTGACGCTGGAGCGCGAACTCGGACGGTTCAAGCGTGGCACCGACCAGAAGTGGGGCGAGCTGGTGTACGACGGCCTCTGGTACTCGCCTCTGAAGGCGGCCCTGGAGTCGTTCGTCGCCAAGACTCAGGAGCATGTGACAGGCGAGATCCGAATGGTGCTGCATGGCGGGCACATTGCGGTCAACGGCCGACGCAGCGCCGAGTCGTTGTACGACTTCAACCTCGCGACCTACGACGAGGGTGACACCTTCGACCAGTCCTCGGCCAAGGGGTTCGTGCATGTGCACGGGCTGTCGTCGAAGATCTCCGCGCAGCGGGACCTGGCGGGCCAGTGA
- the argC gene encoding N-acetyl-gamma-glutamyl-phosphate reductase has product MISVAIAGASGYAGGEILRLLLGHPAYADGRLTIGALTAAASAGTLLGEHHPHLLPLADRALDATDTDTLKGHDVVFLALPHGHSAALADQLGADTVIVDCGADFRLTDSGAWERFYGSSHAGSWPYGLPELPGARDRLRGATRIAVPGCYPTAALLALWPAIAEELIEPAVTVVAVSGASGAGRAAKTDLLGSEVIGSARAYNVGGKHRHTPEIAQGLKAVTDKDVTVSFTPVLIPMSRGILATCTARTASPLSQIRAAYEKAYDAEPFIHLLPEDQLPKTGAVIGSNAAQLAVAVDEGASTFIGIAAIDNLVKGTGGAAVQSMNLALGWPETEGLSIVGVAP; this is encoded by the coding sequence ATGATTTCTGTGGCAATTGCCGGTGCCAGCGGATACGCAGGCGGAGAGATCCTGCGGCTGCTCCTGGGGCACCCCGCGTACGCCGATGGACGGCTGACGATCGGTGCGCTCACCGCGGCCGCCAGCGCGGGCACTCTGCTGGGTGAACACCACCCCCACCTGCTGCCACTGGCCGACCGGGCGCTGGATGCCACCGATACCGACACTCTCAAGGGCCATGACGTGGTCTTTCTGGCGCTTCCGCACGGTCATTCCGCGGCCCTCGCCGATCAACTGGGCGCCGACACCGTCATCGTCGACTGCGGTGCGGACTTCCGCCTCACCGACTCGGGCGCATGGGAACGCTTCTACGGGTCGTCACACGCGGGCAGTTGGCCCTACGGGCTGCCCGAGTTGCCGGGTGCGCGAGACCGGCTGCGCGGTGCCACCCGCATCGCCGTCCCCGGCTGCTATCCGACCGCGGCGCTTCTGGCGCTGTGGCCCGCGATCGCCGAGGAGCTCATCGAGCCTGCGGTCACCGTCGTCGCGGTCAGTGGGGCGTCCGGCGCCGGACGCGCCGCGAAGACCGACCTGCTCGGCTCGGAGGTGATCGGGTCGGCGCGGGCCTACAACGTCGGCGGCAAGCATCGGCATACTCCCGAGATCGCGCAGGGCCTGAAAGCCGTCACCGACAAGGACGTCACGGTGTCGTTCACCCCGGTGCTGATTCCGATGTCGCGCGGCATCCTGGCCACCTGCACCGCCAGGACCGCATCGCCGCTGTCGCAGATCCGTGCGGCCTACGAGAAGGCTTATGACGCCGAACCTTTCATCCATCTGCTGCCCGAAGACCAGCTACCGAAGACTGGCGCGGTGATCGGAAGCAACGCCGCACAACTCGCGGTCGCCGTCGACGAAGGTGCTTCGACCTTCATTGGCATCGCCGCGATCGACAATCTCGTCAAGGGCACCGGTGGGGCTGCGGTGCAGTCGATGAACCTCGCACTGGGCTGGCCGGAGACCGAAGGGCTTTCGATCGTGGGAGTGGCGCCGTGA
- the argB gene encoding acetylglutamate kinase — MRLTTPLKAQVIAAALPWLKQLHDKIVVVKYGGNAMTDDTLKVAFAADMVFLRNCGIHPVVVHGGGPQISAMLKKLGIAGDFKGGFRVTTPEVLDVARMVLFGQVGRELVNLINAHGPYAVGVTGEDAHLFTAVRRDVTVDGVATDIGLVGDVERVDADSLLDLIDAGRIPVVSTIAPDADGVVHNINADTAAAALAEALGAEKLVMLTDVEGLYTDWPDRNSLVSEIDVAALTQLLPRLETGMVPKIEACLRAVSGGVPSAHVIDGRVEHCVLAELFTDEGTGTKVVSA, encoded by the coding sequence ATGAGGCTCACGACGCCACTCAAGGCGCAGGTCATTGCCGCGGCACTGCCGTGGCTCAAGCAGCTGCACGACAAGATCGTGGTGGTGAAGTACGGCGGTAATGCGATGACCGACGACACCCTCAAGGTTGCGTTCGCCGCCGACATGGTGTTCCTGCGCAACTGCGGCATCCACCCGGTTGTCGTGCACGGCGGCGGCCCGCAGATCAGCGCGATGCTCAAAAAGCTCGGCATCGCAGGCGATTTCAAGGGTGGCTTCCGCGTCACCACGCCCGAGGTTCTCGACGTGGCCCGGATGGTGCTGTTCGGACAGGTCGGCCGCGAACTGGTCAACTTGATCAATGCGCACGGTCCGTACGCGGTCGGTGTGACGGGGGAGGACGCGCACCTGTTCACCGCCGTGCGGCGCGACGTGACGGTAGACGGGGTGGCCACCGATATCGGCCTGGTCGGTGACGTCGAGCGCGTGGACGCGGATTCGCTGCTCGATCTCATTGACGCAGGCCGCATCCCGGTGGTCTCGACCATCGCACCCGACGCCGACGGTGTGGTGCACAACATCAACGCCGACACTGCGGCGGCCGCGCTCGCGGAGGCGCTGGGTGCCGAGAAGCTCGTGATGCTCACCGACGTGGAGGGCCTCTACACCGACTGGCCGGACCGCAATTCGTTGGTCAGCGAGATCGACGTCGCCGCACTGACTCAGTTGCTGCCCAGGCTGGAGACCGGCATGGTGCCGAAGATCGAGGCCTGCCTGCGCGCGGTGTCGGGAGGTGTGCCGAGCGCACACGTCATCGACGGGCGTGTCGAACATTGTGTATTGGCCGAATTGTTCACCGACGAGGGGACGGGAACCAAGGTGGTCAGCGCATGA